One window of Aerococcus tenax genomic DNA carries:
- a CDS encoding threonine/serine exporter family protein, whose translation MQERTTKQTPTMQKKILETALLAGQIMCESNAESYRVEDTMNRILTYSKASYAVAVSFSTSIYAILDDPNYASGGFAGIKRITSRSNNLNKISKVNTVSRALLGGKISMDEAYQELTIIRQASNQYSTWVSSLGIIGLALSFSVLFEGGLVEFIASGINGVILSLMTILTDKYYINHALSNVIQSLVVTLAAYLMLFHLFPEMNVATVIVATLMPMVPGTAITNSLRDIFREDYIAGSARAMEAFFEALMIAIGSVVGLAILGGLSHV comes from the coding sequence TTGCAAGAAAGAACCACTAAGCAAACACCAACGATGCAAAAGAAGATTCTAGAAACTGCTCTCTTAGCGGGGCAGATCATGTGCGAGAGTAATGCAGAGTCTTACCGGGTGGAGGATACCATGAACCGGATTTTGACCTATTCCAAGGCCTCCTATGCCGTTGCGGTCTCATTCTCTACCAGTATTTATGCCATTCTAGATGACCCTAATTATGCCAGCGGGGGCTTTGCTGGGATCAAGCGGATTACTTCCCGGTCCAATAACCTCAATAAGATCTCCAAGGTGAATACCGTTTCCCGGGCCTTGCTTGGTGGCAAGATCAGCATGGATGAAGCCTACCAAGAGCTCACGATCATCCGCCAAGCCTCCAATCAATATTCAACTTGGGTATCTTCCTTGGGAATTATTGGCTTAGCTTTAAGTTTTTCGGTTTTATTTGAAGGTGGGCTGGTAGAATTTATTGCTTCCGGAATAAATGGAGTGATCCTCTCCTTAATGACCATCCTAACTGATAAGTATTACATCAACCACGCCCTCTCCAATGTGATCCAGTCCTTGGTAGTCACTTTGGCGGCTTATTTAATGCTCTTCCATCTCTTCCCAGAAATGAATGTGGCCACCGTTATTGTGGCTACCCTTATGCCCATGGTGCCGGGGACGGCGATTACGAACTCCTTGCGGGATATTTTCCGGGAAGACTATATTGCGGGGTCGGCCCGGGCCATGGAGGCCTTCTTTGAAGCCTTGATGATTGCTATTGGTTCCGTGGTCGGCTTAGCGATTTTAGGGGGGTTATCACATGTCTAA
- a CDS encoding threonine/serine exporter family protein has translation MSNYLIQLIAAYFVGISCSISVEEPRKMILKTSIIDTAGWALYLLCLDFFNIGTVLATYIAGLLIAGMSHWFARLFHEPVTVFFIPGFFTLVPGGGMYRTAFFLFQGDMSRGLSELSTTLFIALAIALAVFTTDTLVSIIFNQHLPKFIRRNRRMKFK, from the coding sequence ATGTCTAACTATCTTATCCAACTGATTGCTGCTTATTTTGTCGGTATTTCTTGCTCCATTTCTGTCGAAGAGCCCCGTAAGATGATTTTAAAAACCTCAATTATTGATACTGCCGGCTGGGCCTTGTATTTATTGTGCCTGGACTTCTTCAATATAGGGACGGTTTTAGCCACCTATATTGCCGGCCTTTTGATTGCTGGGATGTCTCACTGGTTTGCCCGCCTCTTCCATGAACCGGTGACGGTCTTCTTTATCCCGGGTTTCTTTACCTTGGTGCCTGGGGGTGGCATGTACCGGACCGCCTTCTTCCTCTTCCAAGGGGACATGTCGCGGGGGCTGTCGGAATTATCGACCACGCTCTTTATTGCCCTGGCCATTGCCCTAGCTGTTTTTACTACTGATACCCTGGTATCTATCATCTTCAACCAACACCTGCCTAAATTTATTCGCCGTAATCGACGGATGAAATTTAAGTAA
- a CDS encoding amidohydrolase, with amino-acid sequence MSQLLDTLYEKLEEKNDRMIEIRRELHEHAEKSFEEEWTSDYIADFYKDLDCQVERNVGNGYGIVVTIDSGKEGKTVALRADFDALPIKEDTGLDFASKTDAMHACGHDGHTAYLLILAETFIELKDLWQGKIVILHQNAEEEGPGGAKSMVEAGCLDGVDNVFGMHVMSNMPVGGIYYKEGNAQTGRDNFFLTIKGEGGHASSPHTSNDAIVAGAYFVTQVQSIVSRRLNPFDVGSITIGNFDAAGAANAINGQVKISGDVRSMSPEVGETIEKEIKAKVKGLEASFGVTVELEYLKGYPVLYNDPEVTEFAVKALEDNKYPELKKVEATQPQPPSEDFAFYAKEVPSAFLWVGCASDDQDAHPAYPHHHPKFFMDEGALIVAAKGMATIVSSYIENDGIKA; translated from the coding sequence ATGAGTCAATTGTTAGATACACTCTATGAAAAACTAGAGGAAAAGAATGACCGTATGATTGAAATTCGTCGTGAACTTCACGAACATGCGGAAAAATCTTTTGAAGAGGAATGGACTTCAGATTATATTGCTGACTTCTATAAAGATCTAGATTGTCAGGTTGAACGTAATGTCGGTAATGGTTATGGAATCGTGGTAACAATTGATTCAGGCAAGGAAGGCAAGACCGTAGCCCTACGCGCCGACTTCGACGCCCTACCTATTAAAGAAGACACTGGCCTTGACTTCGCTTCAAAAACCGATGCCATGCATGCCTGCGGACATGACGGTCATACGGCTTATTTATTGATCCTCGCTGAGACCTTCATCGAATTAAAAGACCTCTGGCAAGGAAAGATTGTCATCCTACACCAAAACGCTGAAGAAGAAGGCCCTGGTGGTGCGAAATCCATGGTGGAAGCTGGCTGTTTAGACGGGGTAGATAATGTCTTCGGTATGCACGTGATGAGTAACATGCCTGTAGGTGGTATCTACTATAAAGAAGGTAATGCCCAAACTGGTCGCGATAACTTCTTCCTTACCATTAAAGGGGAAGGTGGACACGCTTCCTCACCACATACTTCTAACGACGCCATCGTTGCCGGTGCTTATTTCGTTACCCAAGTACAAAGCATCGTCTCCCGCCGCCTCAATCCTTTCGATGTGGGGTCCATTACCATCGGAAACTTCGACGCTGCCGGTGCCGCTAATGCCATCAACGGCCAAGTCAAAATCTCTGGCGACGTCCGTTCCATGTCACCGGAAGTCGGCGAAACCATTGAAAAAGAAATCAAGGCTAAGGTGAAAGGCTTAGAAGCCAGCTTTGGTGTCACTGTCGAACTCGAATACCTCAAAGGTTATCCAGTACTCTACAATGACCCTGAAGTGACTGAATTTGCTGTGAAAGCCCTAGAAGATAACAAGTATCCTGAATTGAAGAAAGTGGAAGCTACCCAACCACAACCACCTTCCGAAGACTTCGCCTTCTATGCGAAAGAGGTCCCAAGTGCTTTCTTATGGGTTGGCTGTGCAAGTGATGACCAAGATGCTCATCCCGCTTACCCTCACCATCATCCAAAATTCTTCATGGATGAAGGCGCCCTTATCGTTGCTGCTAAAGGGATGGCTACCATCGTTTCCAGCTATATCGAAAACGACGGCATAAAAGCCTAA
- a CDS encoding CPBP family intramembrane glutamic endopeptidase, with protein sequence MNETWYQDPYPGKSRKWLVIFSIIAYFVGETIIQGLTLFFLGSEQNIDSAMDVLLLLNSYPTIYIILDIIWIALFIWGLSACGLKFFSRQKVTSKFFFDVLIGVVLIFAFQWLIGGLTQWLYPEQVDSVNQTILMNSANQMPNWKIFLCFCILPAISEEILTRGLIMRYFVPKHPFLGMVLAAAFFATLHASNLWIHWLGYYAMGMALAWTYYRTGRIEAAMTVHFINNFIATIPMYLS encoded by the coding sequence ATGAATGAGACTTGGTATCAAGACCCCTACCCAGGAAAGTCCCGTAAATGGCTGGTTATTTTTAGTATTATCGCTTATTTTGTTGGTGAAACCATCATCCAGGGCCTAACCTTATTCTTTCTAGGCTCCGAGCAAAATATTGACTCAGCTATGGATGTCCTGCTCTTGTTAAATTCCTATCCCACAATCTATATTATCTTAGATATCATCTGGATTGCTCTCTTTATATGGGGATTGAGTGCTTGTGGACTCAAGTTCTTTAGCCGGCAGAAAGTGACCAGTAAGTTTTTCTTTGACGTCTTAATTGGAGTGGTCTTAATCTTTGCCTTTCAATGGTTGATTGGAGGCTTGACCCAATGGCTCTATCCTGAACAGGTTGATTCAGTGAACCAGACCATTTTGATGAACTCGGCTAACCAGATGCCCAATTGGAAGATCTTCCTTTGCTTCTGTATCCTACCGGCGATTAGTGAAGAGATTCTGACCCGGGGCCTAATCATGCGTTACTTTGTGCCTAAGCACCCCTTCTTGGGGATGGTTTTAGCGGCCGCTTTCTTTGCTACCCTCCACGCATCAAATCTTTGGATTCATTGGCTGGGTTACTATGCTATGGGGATGGCACTGGCTTGGACTTATTACCGGACCGGGCGGATTGAAGCCGCAATGACGGTTCACTTTATCAATAACTTTATTGCGACGATCCCGATGTACCTGTCCTAG
- a CDS encoding immunity protein Imm33 domain-containing protein → MNEWLPEGKLSLVSTNFFQRKAPLLWAWREAPALTNDSGWRFLSQADTTTSLKHSQAKLVSYEQVLALEPAIAFIYRYPLGADMQFSNKTNPPHFVYNDSYERVRPIPANADYPIEDPVFKRHFPSFVQSYQGDKTGLSWSYQLSQEELAQLNHLNGELVTFFNLCLGQTDTLDNDLDYYLLAGLSLGFLHINDGASPADHWQDNVNNVIANALFTRFSYPLEKGKQVVLQFLSDRKSSLVAQQIHLYGEQMRLWYQANQKQRIQGEYQGMRTHYIKD, encoded by the coding sequence ATGAATGAATGGCTACCAGAAGGCAAGCTATCGCTGGTGTCCACCAATTTCTTTCAAAGAAAGGCCCCGCTGTTGTGGGCCTGGCGAGAAGCCCCCGCATTAACAAATGATAGCGGCTGGCGTTTTTTAAGCCAGGCAGATACCACCACTTCTCTTAAGCATTCCCAGGCCAAGTTAGTCAGCTATGAACAAGTCCTAGCCCTTGAGCCAGCTATTGCTTTTATTTATCGCTATCCCCTGGGAGCTGATATGCAATTCTCCAATAAGACCAACCCGCCTCACTTTGTCTACAATGATAGCTATGAGAGGGTACGTCCTATTCCAGCTAACGCAGATTATCCGATCGAGGACCCGGTCTTCAAACGTCACTTTCCTTCCTTTGTCCAATCCTACCAGGGGGATAAGACCGGATTAAGCTGGTCCTATCAATTATCTCAGGAAGAACTGGCCCAGCTCAACCACTTAAATGGTGAACTTGTTACTTTCTTTAATCTTTGTTTGGGCCAAACAGATACTTTAGATAATGACTTGGACTACTATTTACTTGCTGGCCTGTCCTTGGGTTTCCTACATATTAATGATGGGGCTAGTCCTGCTGACCATTGGCAGGATAATGTCAATAATGTGATCGCCAATGCCCTCTTTACTCGCTTTTCATATCCTTTAGAAAAGGGCAAGCAGGTCGTCTTACAATTTCTAAGCGACCGCAAAAGTTCTCTTGTTGCCCAACAAATTCACCTTTATGGGGAGCAGATGCGCCTCTGGTATCAAGCTAATCAAAAGCAGCGCATCCAAGGAGAATACCAGGGCATGCGAACTCATTATATAAAAGATTAA
- a CDS encoding aminotransferase class V-fold PLP-dependent enzyme, whose amino-acid sequence MEHIETYLAQLGNRSDQRTGAVNTPIYLSTAYAHPGLGESTGFDYSRTANPTRNILQEGIKNLEAGDYGFATSSGMAAIQLVIEGLLEAGDHVVTLQDLYGGTYRYFHAVEERGQYRFTYCLSAEEIDQALNDDVKLVFIETPTNPMMTEFDIQAIADKAHAVGALVVVDNTFYTPVLQQPLRQGADVVVHSATKYLAGHNDVLAGLVACRGEAIGEALAFQLNTTGATLGPIDCWLTIRGLKTLALRMNQHQSNAQAIVDYLKTESLVSQVFYTGKGGMVTFEMADQSKINDWLHAVKIFTFAESLGGVESLVTYPKTQTHADIPEELRLKYGLNDGIVRLSVGIENGQDLVKDLRNAFDQIR is encoded by the coding sequence ATGGAACATATTGAAACCTACCTTGCTCAGCTTGGTAACCGCAGCGATCAACGTACTGGAGCCGTTAACACACCAATTTATTTAAGTACTGCCTACGCTCACCCTGGTTTGGGCGAGTCCACTGGATTCGATTATTCTCGGACAGCCAACCCGACTCGAAATATCCTACAAGAGGGGATTAAAAATTTAGAAGCGGGCGACTATGGTTTTGCCACGAGCTCAGGGATGGCAGCCATCCAACTAGTCATTGAAGGGCTTTTAGAAGCTGGCGACCATGTCGTCACCTTGCAAGACTTATATGGGGGCACCTACCGCTACTTCCATGCCGTAGAAGAACGGGGTCAATATCGCTTTACTTACTGTCTAAGCGCAGAAGAAATTGACCAGGCCTTAAATGATGATGTTAAATTAGTCTTCATTGAAACGCCAACCAATCCAATGATGACGGAATTCGATATCCAAGCTATCGCTGATAAGGCGCATGCCGTGGGGGCCTTGGTTGTTGTTGATAACACCTTCTATACCCCCGTCTTACAGCAACCTCTTCGCCAGGGGGCAGATGTTGTGGTTCATTCGGCCACCAAGTATCTCGCCGGGCATAATGATGTTTTAGCTGGCTTGGTAGCCTGTAGGGGCGAAGCCATTGGTGAAGCCCTAGCCTTCCAGTTAAATACTACAGGGGCAACTTTAGGTCCAATCGATTGTTGGTTAACCATTCGTGGGCTCAAAACTTTGGCCTTACGGATGAACCAACACCAGTCTAATGCCCAAGCCATTGTTGACTACCTAAAAACTGAGTCATTAGTTTCCCAAGTCTTTTATACAGGAAAAGGCGGTATGGTAACCTTTGAAATGGCCGACCAAAGTAAAATCAATGACTGGTTACATGCGGTTAAAATATTTACCTTCGCAGAAAGTTTGGGTGGGGTAGAGAGTTTGGTCACTTATCCAAAAACCCAGACCCATGCCGATATTCCAGAAGAATTACGGCTTAAATATGGTCTCAACGATGGGATTGTCCGCTTGTCAGTCGGCATTGAAAATGGCCAAGACTTAGTCAAGGACCTAAGGAATGCATTTGATCAGATACGTTAA
- a CDS encoding LysR family transcriptional regulator has protein sequence MNFQKLKYAVVVANSGSFREASRRLYMAQSSLSTAIKELEEEYQIQIFERTKRGVFITNEGSEFLSYAEDILSQVETLENRYLEDNERRLFSVSGQHYDFACEAFSQLIAEESGNGWDFRFLETSTSQVLEDVKRSYSELGLLYMNDKNQRVIEQYLNRYELVFHKLGNFYPHAFVGTKHPLADRDQVSLEELSQYPVIKFEQSRGSSMQFTEESLEPDFEGQEVVYASDRATVINVLANTQAYLIGSGLVTSPFADLERIIPIEGHDDKANKIGYIEARYRKTSPFAKRYIALLENMVNS, from the coding sequence ATGAATTTTCAAAAATTAAAATATGCCGTGGTAGTTGCCAACAGTGGTTCCTTTCGTGAAGCTAGCCGCCGCTTGTATATGGCACAATCTAGTTTGTCTACCGCGATTAAGGAATTAGAGGAAGAGTACCAAATTCAAATTTTTGAGCGTACTAAGCGCGGAGTATTCATTACCAATGAAGGAAGCGAATTTCTTTCCTACGCTGAGGATATTCTCTCACAGGTTGAAACATTAGAGAACCGCTATTTGGAAGATAATGAACGGCGCTTGTTTTCTGTCTCAGGTCAGCATTATGACTTTGCTTGTGAGGCATTTAGTCAATTAATTGCTGAAGAGAGCGGTAATGGTTGGGATTTTCGTTTTTTAGAAACTTCAACTAGCCAAGTCTTAGAAGATGTCAAACGGTCTTATTCTGAGTTAGGGCTCTTATACATGAATGATAAAAACCAGCGAGTCATCGAGCAATATCTTAACCGCTATGAGTTGGTCTTTCATAAATTGGGGAATTTCTACCCCCATGCTTTCGTGGGGACTAAGCATCCCTTGGCTGACCGTGACCAGGTATCTTTAGAAGAATTGAGCCAGTACCCCGTGATTAAATTTGAGCAAAGTCGGGGCTCTTCCATGCAATTTACAGAAGAATCTCTGGAGCCTGATTTTGAAGGGCAAGAGGTTGTTTATGCTTCTGACCGGGCAACCGTGATTAATGTTTTAGCCAATACCCAGGCTTATTTGATCGGGTCTGGCCTAGTGACTTCACCTTTCGCTGATTTAGAACGCATTATTCCTATTGAAGGACATGATGATAAGGCCAATAAAATTGGTTACATCGAAGCCCGCTACCGGAAAACTTCACCTTTCGCTAAACGCTACATCGCCTTATTAGAAAATATGGTGAATTCATGA
- a CDS encoding GNAT family N-acetyltransferase, with translation MAYEIKKDGNAFIIEGEDGQRIGEITWSPADQFVIADHTWTHPSLRGKGVAGQLLDHLVDYMKEEGKYILASCPYVVEKFKRQPQKYDFINYQKQGQDKD, from the coding sequence ATGGCTTACGAAATAAAAAAAGACGGTAATGCTTTTATTATTGAAGGTGAAGATGGCCAAAGAATTGGCGAAATTACGTGGAGTCCGGCAGACCAATTTGTGATTGCTGACCACACTTGGACCCATCCTTCTCTTAGAGGAAAGGGAGTGGCTGGTCAGTTACTCGACCACTTGGTGGACTACATGAAAGAGGAAGGTAAATACATCTTAGCTAGCTGTCCTTATGTGGTAGAAAAATTTAAACGCCAACCCCAAAAATACGACTTTATTAACTACCAAAAACAAGGCCAAGATAAAGACTAA
- a CDS encoding DJ-1 family glyoxalase III: MKAMILLSKNYEETEAVAVIDILRRAEIDIDAVATEGDLDTVGDHNITIRADYLLEDINGADYDIVITPGGVGGTNALRENDKVIDLLKEQYQSDSGYIASICASPRVLDKAGISQEIRGTIFPALSDQVTFKEYVADELVVNDTDHQVITSQGPATAYYFALEIVRQLKGQEVHDQVAKALLIPNVEAAVKA; this comes from the coding sequence ATGAAAGCAATGATCTTATTAAGTAAGAATTATGAAGAAACTGAAGCAGTCGCAGTGATTGACATTTTACGTCGGGCTGAAATTGACATTGACGCAGTAGCTACTGAGGGTGACTTAGATACTGTCGGGGACCACAATATCACCATTCGAGCTGATTATCTCTTAGAAGATATTAATGGTGCGGACTATGATATCGTGATCACCCCTGGTGGAGTCGGAGGGACCAATGCCCTTAGAGAAAACGATAAAGTGATCGACCTCCTCAAGGAACAATACCAATCAGACTCTGGCTATATTGCCAGCATCTGTGCGTCACCAAGAGTCTTAGATAAGGCGGGGATTTCTCAAGAAATTCGTGGAACTATCTTCCCAGCCCTTAGTGACCAAGTGACCTTTAAGGAATATGTGGCCGACGAGCTTGTTGTTAATGACACAGACCACCAAGTAATCACGTCACAAGGACCCGCAACGGCTTATTACTTTGCTCTTGAAATTGTGCGGCAATTGAAGGGCCAAGAGGTCCATGACCAAGTGGCTAAGGCGCTCTTAATTCCTAATGTTGAAGCTGCGGTTAAGGCTTAA
- the yidD gene encoding membrane protein insertion efficiency factor YidD, producing the protein MFTYLLKALVRFYQRFISPALPPSCRYYPTCSTYMLRALEKHGFFKGTLMGLARILRCHPYARGGVDPVPDHFSLKRNDQEVNPKERQALARLSKK; encoded by the coding sequence ATGTTTACTTATTTACTAAAAGCGCTGGTAAGATTTTACCAGCGTTTTATTTCGCCTGCCTTACCGCCGTCTTGCCGTTACTATCCCACTTGCTCGACTTATATGCTTAGAGCTCTAGAAAAGCATGGCTTTTTCAAGGGGACGCTGATGGGACTGGCCCGAATCCTACGCTGCCATCCCTATGCCCGCGGCGGAGTCGACCCAGTTCCCGATCATTTTAGCCTCAAACGCAATGACCAAGAAGTCAACCCTAAAGAACGCCAAGCCTTAGCCAGATTAAGTAAGAAATAA
- the glmM gene encoding phosphoglucosamine mutase: MLKYFGTDGVRGEANKELTPELAFKLGRFGGYVLLQHAKEEQKHPRVLVARDTRISGQLLEHALISGLLSVGIEVLQLGVITTPAVAYLTRTTGVTAGVMISASHNPAKDNGIKFFGSDGFKLSDDQEEEIEYYLDQEEDSLPRPSAQGLGTVSEYPEGVAKYLEFLQTTISNDLSGLKLCIDAANGSAAPLVNRLFADLNADFFARATRPDGLNINDDCGSTHPGELQKLVLEQGADAGVAFDGDADRCIAVDDKGRLVDGDHIMYICGKYLKDHGKLKDDTIVATVMSNLGFHKAVEAAGMNDKVTKVGDRYVVEEMRKGDYTLGGEQSGHVIFMNHNTTGDGLLTAIQLLFVLKQSGKKLSELADEMPTYPQELINVKVTRAGKEEAMNNADVKAEIDAVESELGEEGRVLVRPSGTENLLRVMVEAQSDDLALTYAQRIADKVADIYGVEE, translated from the coding sequence ATGTTAAAATATTTTGGAACTGACGGTGTTCGCGGAGAAGCCAATAAGGAACTTACCCCTGAACTGGCCTTTAAATTAGGTCGCTTTGGTGGCTATGTCTTGCTCCAACACGCCAAGGAAGAACAAAAACATCCCCGTGTCCTCGTTGCACGCGATACACGGATTTCTGGTCAGTTATTAGAACACGCCTTAATTTCAGGGCTGTTATCTGTCGGCATTGAAGTGTTACAACTAGGCGTCATCACCACACCAGCTGTCGCTTATCTCACCCGGACTACTGGGGTAACTGCTGGGGTAATGATCTCAGCCAGCCACAATCCTGCCAAGGATAACGGCATCAAATTCTTTGGTAGTGACGGCTTTAAATTATCGGATGACCAAGAAGAAGAAATTGAATACTACTTAGACCAAGAAGAGGACAGCTTACCTCGTCCTAGTGCCCAAGGCTTAGGGACGGTCAGTGAGTATCCAGAAGGGGTAGCCAAGTACCTCGAATTTCTCCAAACCACCATTTCTAATGATTTATCCGGCTTAAAACTCTGTATTGACGCCGCTAATGGTTCCGCTGCACCTTTAGTCAACCGTCTCTTTGCTGATTTAAATGCAGACTTCTTTGCCCGGGCGACCCGTCCTGATGGCCTAAACATTAACGATGACTGCGGGTCTACCCACCCTGGTGAACTCCAAAAACTAGTTCTCGAACAAGGGGCTGATGCTGGGGTTGCCTTTGACGGGGACGCTGACCGCTGCATCGCTGTTGATGACAAGGGCCGTTTAGTGGATGGCGACCATATTATGTACATCTGTGGGAAGTACCTCAAAGACCATGGCAAGTTAAAAGACGACACCATCGTTGCTACCGTCATGTCTAATCTAGGTTTCCATAAGGCTGTTGAAGCTGCAGGGATGAATGATAAGGTCACCAAGGTAGGCGACCGTTATGTGGTTGAAGAAATGCGTAAGGGCGACTACACCCTGGGAGGAGAACAATCGGGTCACGTTATCTTTATGAACCATAACACGACCGGTGACGGCCTCTTAACTGCCATTCAATTGCTCTTCGTCCTCAAACAATCCGGGAAGAAACTCAGCGAATTAGCTGATGAAATGCCAACCTATCCTCAAGAGCTCATCAATGTCAAAGTGACCCGCGCCGGCAAGGAAGAAGCCATGAACAATGCGGACGTCAAAGCAGAAATTGATGCGGTTGAAAGTGAATTAGGGGAAGAAGGTCGGGTCTTAGTCCGTCCTAGCGGTACCGAAAACTTACTCCGGGTCATGGTCGAAGCCCAAAGTGATGACCTCGCCTTGACCTATGCCCAACGCATCGCTGACAAAGTCGCTGACATTTACGGGGTAGAAGAATAA
- a CDS encoding CdaR family protein, with amino-acid sequence MNKLYENKAAMIFFSLLLALFLFIFVKAERYNNNPVSFFTNISETKSETISDVPVYVSGDVDDYYITGLPETVSVEISGPSNIIDQTLQAREFKVVTENLEELGEGSHYVQLTMTNISKDLNYRISPSSVEINIAQLQSQKYPVEIHVNPTNLAPGYEIHATKATPAEVTLTGSAESLSKISSVSVDVSLPNNTNSDYHGSGRVIVKDREGNILNITANPSQVGVDIAIGKQGSSVPIQIDLDNPNDDYTYDLSNWSTRQVTLFGDEKALAAIQAVVGHIDVSGITQSQRVQVALERPDNVEAMEPESITLTVTARPKNSGQRSEASSDSSSQARQETSKDESQPATNRQRESSSQAEAKSSSP; translated from the coding sequence ATGAATAAGCTCTATGAAAATAAAGCCGCTATGATTTTTTTCTCACTCTTATTAGCGCTTTTCCTCTTTATCTTTGTCAAGGCGGAACGTTATAATAATAACCCGGTCAGTTTCTTCACTAATATCAGTGAAACCAAGTCAGAAACCATCTCCGACGTCCCCGTTTATGTGAGTGGCGACGTGGATGACTACTATATTACTGGCCTACCTGAAACCGTCTCTGTGGAAATTTCAGGCCCAAGTAATATCATCGACCAAACCCTTCAAGCCCGAGAATTTAAGGTCGTGACTGAGAACCTGGAAGAACTCGGCGAAGGGTCACACTATGTGCAACTCACCATGACTAATATTTCTAAAGACCTCAATTATCGAATCTCACCTTCCAGTGTGGAAATCAATATTGCTCAACTGCAAAGTCAAAAATACCCGGTAGAAATCCATGTTAATCCGACCAACTTGGCCCCGGGTTATGAAATTCATGCCACCAAGGCCACTCCGGCAGAAGTCACCTTGACAGGTTCAGCTGAAAGCCTCAGCAAGATTTCCTCAGTGAGCGTCGATGTCAGCCTCCCTAACAATACCAATTCCGACTACCACGGCAGTGGCCGGGTCATTGTCAAGGATCGCGAAGGTAATATCTTAAACATTACCGCCAACCCAAGTCAAGTCGGCGTCGATATTGCCATCGGTAAGCAGGGGAGCTCAGTCCCTATCCAAATCGACCTCGATAATCCCAATGATGACTACACTTATGACTTAAGTAACTGGTCCACCCGGCAAGTAACCCTCTTTGGCGATGAGAAAGCCCTTGCCGCTATCCAAGCGGTAGTCGGTCATATTGACGTTAGCGGAATCACCCAGAGTCAACGGGTCCAAGTGGCTCTAGAACGCCCCGATAATGTTGAAGCTATGGAGCCTGAGTCCATCACTCTTACCGTTACCGCCCGACCCAAAAACAGCGGCCAAAGAAGTGAAGCCTCTAGTGATTCTTCTAGCCAGGCAAGGCAGGAGACTAGCAAGGATGAGAGCCAGCCAGCCACTAACCGACAAAGGGAATCGAGCAGTCAAGCAGAGGCTAAATCTAGTTCACCCTAA